Genomic window (Marmota flaviventris isolate mMarFla1 chromosome X, mMarFla1.hap1, whole genome shotgun sequence):
TCAGAGCACATGTTACATCATCTCGTTATTTTCTCCCCCTTTAATCTAGTGTGgtggtctttttaatttttggtactggggattcaacgcAAGGCACTGAcatgagcactgagccacatccctagcccttcttatttttgagaaggggtcttgctacattgcttagggccttgttaattgctcaggttggccttgaacttgtgattctcctcagtctcccaagtctctgagattacaggcagcaccatcatgcccagctttctTTTGGTCCCTTTTTTGTGACATCATCTTGGGAACAAACCAGGCCAGTTGACTTATAAGAAGTGTCctaccttttgaatttttttacttgtttactAGTGGTGCTTTTTTAGCTCTCACCTCCATTTCCTGTTGGCTAAAAGATCTCATTTACTAATGTATCTCCCTTAATTTTCTCAGTAAAGCTCTGATGTGGTAGTTATTCTCTACCTGCCTTTAGACCAAGGGGAACACAGAGTTTCTGAGGGTGCCAAGACTGACCAACAGCTCCAGCCACAGGGCCCACACTTTCCCATCCAACTCCAGCTCCTGACTTGTGTCTGGGGTGGGCAGTGATGAATCTGGGGCTGGTCACTATCTCCTCTTCCTTGCAGTCCTTATCCAGTAGCCCTCAGGCCCAGCCCCCTCGGCCAGCTGAGCTGTCAGATGAGGAAGTGGCTGAGCTCTTTCAACGGCTGGCAGAAACACAGCAGGAGAAATGGATGCTAGAGGAGAAGGTactgtctgtctctctgcttaTCCCCATTTGAAGTGCTCTTGGCCGGGCAGTGAGGAAGGGTTCTGGTCaggccctcctcctctcctcatgGGTGATCATGTGCAGTTGAGGGGTTTGATATGGGCTGGGCTATTTTGTAGGTGAAGCACCTGGAGGTGAGCAGTGCTTCCATGGCAGAGGACCTCTGCCGGAAAAGCGCCATCATTGAGACCTACGTCATGGACAGCCGGATCGGTCAGTGCCCCCTTCCGTGTCCTCACCCCTTGCCATCCAGCCTTTACTTGGCTCTCCAAGTACTACTTTACTCATTTTCCATGTATGCTGTGGCTTTTCTCTTCTTGGAACTCAGTGCATCTATTAACAAAATTACAACCCATGGAGAGGATAGCAAGGAAActgtctttttatctttcttcctccccttttctgTGTGCCTGTCATTCCTTTACTCCCCATTCCTCTAATGTGCTTCTAATGTCTTCTGTCTCCTTTCTTTTCACCATGTCTcagcttcctcctctctctcccttcttgtatcttttttttttttctgaccccTCTCCTTCACCTTCTCTTACTGGCTATATTGTTCTGCCTCCACAAATTTTAATTCTctgtactttttattctttttgaggttctgatctcttctccctccttcctcaccctctcttcctctcccacctgTCTCCTACCTTCTCTCCCCTTTgctcttcctttctgtctttatttcttttgctccTTCTTTCAAACCTTCTTCTCCCCCTGATTTTTCCTTAGCAGAACAATACCTACTGGCATGTGCTGAGGGTTTACTGTGTGCTCTATAATTTGCATTCTATGATTTAGATATTTATCCCCATTTTTAGGGTCACATCGCTAGTAAGTGACAAAACTTGGTTTCACATGTCAAAATCTCCACCCCCCTACATAACATggcttctctcccttccctctcctctgctcTGTTCCCCTCTTTTCACCTCTGGCTTTGCCCATCTCTCCTCCGGCTTTGCCGAGGGGGTAGTGCTCAGCTTGGGCCCTTGCAGATGTGTCTGTGGCAGCAGGCCACACAGACCGCAGCGGGCTGGGCAGCGTCCTGAGAGACCTAGTGAAGCCAGGAGACGAGAACCTTCGGGAGATGAACAAGAAGCTGCAGAACATGCTGGAGGAGCAGCTCACCAAGAATATGCACTTGCACAAGGCGAGTGTAGCCTACTAGCCTCCCCATCTATCTAACCACATGTCTCCCTAGCCACAGAGCCCCAGGTCTTCTGCCAGTCCCTGTAGTCACTTACCCAGACTTTGTCCTCCCAGCCATTCTCCTATTCTTATATATACCACCCTTTCATGCTCCCATCTTTCATCTACCTAATCATCTTTCCCAGGTCTTCCAACCATTTCCTGACCTATCCTTCTCTTTCCTCACTCACCCATTGTCTTACCTTGCCAACCTACCAGATGACTTGCCTCCCTACCTGTTGTTCTCCCTATGGCCTCTTTACAATGCATTTGTGCACCTGTTTGCCTGCCATAGATCCCTGATGTGTTTACCTACATGTCCATTGGCCCATCTCTCTCACCCAAATATTCCCCCCATCTCTGGGGGATTCATAAAGGAGTCAGACCTAGCTCCTACCTTGGAGAAGCAAGTTCACATTTAATAGAAGACAAGGTGGTGAGGGTGACAATTATATTCTCTGGCAGCACTGGGCCACAGCAGGTGACCCACTACATCTCCTTAGCTCCCATCTTCTCCATGCCCAGCCTTCTGTTGAAGGCTCTGTGAACTCCAAGAACCTTCCCAAACCAGGCCAGACACCATTGGAAATGAAGGAGCCTCCCCTACCTACTTCTCTGGCCCATTATGGCTTTTTTGTTTCTTAGGACATGGAAGTTCTGTCCCAGGAAATTGTACGACTCAGCAAGGAGTGTGTGGGGTCACCTGACCCAGACCTAGAGCCTGGAGAATCCAGCTAAAGACCTGCAGGCTGCATCCACTCCCTCCCCTTGTCACCTCCCAGGATGCTACTCCCTTGGGCTATGGAGGGAAATGGGGGCTGACACCAAAATCTAGTAGTTTGGGAGACTGGACATTAAAGGGGCTAGAGGCCTGATGGCTGGTGTTAATGACCTGGTCAaggcagagcccccccccccccccccggggagTGGGAATCCCCAGGGAAGGGGTAGGGATTTCTCCTTGGCCCAGGCTCCCAGGGACATCTGCCTCCATCTCTGCATGAGCTCTCCCTCCCAGAGACcaacacttttaaattttattttatttttaatttatgtttgaaAGCCTGACTACTCTGCACTTGGGATTGGGGGTGTTGGGTGGGGGTGCGGTCTGTGTTCAGCGTTCTAGCAACGTGTATGTGtgcgtgcgcgtgtgtgtgtgtataaaggcTGTGCAGCCAAAATACCATCTGGCCAGACGGGCCCACCCACTGACTGTctggtctcatttttttttcaatcaaggGGGGTGTTCTGGGGGTCAGAAGGTCACTCTGTTGCATTGGGGAGGGAGTTCTATGACTGCAACTTTATTCTTTCCTCCAACCTCAACTCACTTGTCACCTGACCAACCTCTCAAACTAAGTGGAGTATAAATATCTGCAGATATAATTATGTGGGTAGATGTGCCTGGGGTTGTGGTATAGATCAGTGGACAGATGGGAGGATGGATAAGTGGTTGGATGGACTGATGATAAATAAGTGGAAGTTTGCATGGATCAATTTTGGCTAAGTTGGGAAATGGATGGGTGGATTGGCGGATGAATAAATGGATAGATGGATCAGTAAGTGGATAGCTAGAGAATGGGTAAGTGGATATATAAATGGACAGATGATGTATAGATGGACAAATGGTTGAGTGGATGAATTGGGTATGTAGCTGGATGGTTGGATTTATGAACAGGTTGGGAATAAACTCATGGATGAATAAGGGACTGTATGGATGGATAAGCTAACGAATAGGGAGGGTAAAGAGTGGGTGCATAAGTGATGAGTGAttggacagatgaatggatactgATACATATGGATAGGTTGGTGAATAGTTGGATAGGGTGAACATACAGATGGATGAGCAAGTGGGTTGGTGGATTAATGGCTAAATAGGTGGAGGGGTGGGTAGAGTGATTGCTTATGTAGATGGGAGGGTGGACAAATCAAGAGTGTGATAAGTGAGCAAATGGAGGAATTCAATGGGTTGGTAAATTGATTGAAAGGCTACACTGAGTTACTGTGCCCTCATCACACAATTTTAGTTACCTAAGATTAGAAATCATCTGTGCCATCCCCTTTCATATCATTTCAATTAATGCTCCAAATAACACTGTCAAGTAGGGATAACTCCATTCTGACAGCCAAAGAAACAATGCAAGGCATTTCTCAAGGGCATAGCAAATGTGGCAAAGTTTTGAGTTTGAACCCACCTATGCCTGCCATAGACTTCATACTCTGTGCTCCTGCCGCCCAGGAGCAGAGCCCTCTAGAGGATGTGATGTGATTTGCAGTCACTGGATGTGCACAGATAAGGGCTCCTGCCCCCTTGGCGTGAAACCTGCCTGGACTGGGGGGTGGGGCCTGAATTGTCCCTGTCTGCACTCCCTGTACCCCACATTTCATATCGCAAGACAGTGGAAGATTCATGCTCCAGTCCCATGATGGAAGTTTAAAATTGGGGCTGTGGCACACTCCTAGGGGGTGGCTTTAAAGACCTGTCCATCTGGAGAGAGACAGCCCCCACCAATAACCCTCGCACCCCAGTTTCTCCTGCCCTTCCAGAgcctggggggcagggaggggacacAGCGCTGCATCATTCCCCATGGCACTCCGCTCTGGGGCCATTAACAGACGCCTCCCCATCGATCGGATCAGCTAAGTGCTGCTGATTCaggcgggtgggggtgggggccccTGGGGGTAGAGGGGGTAGGAACTGGGCAGGAAGAGGGGGGGAGTCCAGGAAGGAGGTGGGGAGAACTGGCAAAGCTCCCTGCCacccccattttccagatgacgCGACTGAGGCCCAACCAGCTTTGTAGGAGGCGGAGTCTCCCCAGGGTCCCTCTCAGTCTGCCCTAGGGGAGGGGGCTCTGGGAGCCACGAGGCCCCTCCCTGCCTTTCCATCTCCCGGCAAGCTCAGAGGGGCGGGGAGAGagccggaggaggaggaggaggaggaggaggaggaggaggaggaggaggaggaggagaactcGGGCAGCTCTGCAGAGGGGGCCAGCAGCTCCGGCGTTTGGTACCCCCAGCCCCATCGCCGTTGCTGCTGCTGCAGCGGGGACACAGGTGAGGACGCCCTATGGGGAGTGGGAGGGGGCCGCCAAGCACTGTCCTTGTCCTTCCCTGGTCCAGCCCCCACACCCTAACCCATCTTGGGACAGTCCCCAGGGATCCCACTGGACCTTGTCCTTCCACAGCCTCCTTCCAGGGACCCAaccccctcccctgcctgtgCCGCCTTCCCTCCTAGGCCTGGCTGTGGctgcctttcttcctcctcctcctcctcctccttctcctgccgccgccgccgccgccgccgccgccgccgccgttgctgctgctgctgctgctgctgctgctgctgctgtctagCACACACCGCCAGCCCCTCGGGGTGTGGtttccccagacctgcccccatCGGTGGGACCCAGCCTTCTCCAGCCTCTCCTGCCTGTCTCCTGCAAGGTTCAGCAGCCCCCACCTCCCTGGAGACACACCCAACTCCCTTTCAACACCCCCACTGTTCTCTCCAACCCATTTTTGGGGAAATCCTTGTGCCCAACTTCAGTCCGGTTGAATCCCAGCACCTTAGGGTTCCCCAGgcccctcttctcttctcccagAACTCTTCAGAGTGTGGACCAGGCTTCCTCTGCCCCTTTAGATATCCCCCTCACCCAGATATCTACAGTCCTCTTACAAAATAATCCAGTCCCATAACTACCTCTTTAGCTACCCCATTCCATTTCCAGCCCCACTAGGGGGCCCTCACTTCTTCTGCTTTCCCTAGAACTCCTGTAATATGTAGACAACACCCCCAGGCTATTCTTGGCAGCTCTAGGCACTCCCAAGACACTTTTCAGCCTCTTTACAACCTCCTGGCTCTACAGCCACCCTTGAGAAGCACCAGCCCCTTTTCAGATCCATGAGGGTGCTTCAACccccttatctttaccctagaaGTCTTGAGGGTGTGGATGACCCTCCTCACCTTTCTCAGCCCCTCTAGAACCAGCCCCCAGGCACACTCAGCCTCTTTCAAGCACCTCTGATCCCATTTGTACCCCTCTGGATGCCCCAATTTCCTCTCCAAACTGGCTAATGGGTTCCAGACCTATTTTTCCTTCCCTGAGAACTCTTGAGAGTGTTGAGAGCTCCCCACTTGTTTCTCGGTCCCTCTAGACACCCCCAAACATCTCTCAGGCACATGCTGACCCCACTAGAATCATCTCTCTCTAAAGATCCTGGGGATCCTTCTTGTCCTCTCTGATCTCCTTAAGCCCTTATTAGTCCCTCAGGACACCATAAGGGCCCCTCCTAGACCCTCTAAATGCCCCCTAAGCTCCTGCCCATCTCTCTAGTTCCTCCTCCTCGTTCCTCTTGGCCTCTCTAGACACCCCCAGTTTCCTTGTCCGGGTGGCCCAGGGCCTCTCCAAGCCCCCACCATCCTGGAGACAGCCACATTCTCCTAAACGCCACCCCCCCCAAGTCTCCGTGGGCCTGTGGAGCCGCAGGATGGCTGCAGGCGTGGCCACGTGGTTGCCCTTTGCACGGGCGGCCGCTGTGGGCTGGCTGCCCCTTGCCCAGCAGCCCCTGCCCCCAGCGCCAGGGGTGAAGGCATCTCGAGGGGATGAGGTTCTGGTGGTGAACGTCAGCGGCCGGCGCTTCGAGACCTGGAAGAACACACTGGATCGCTACCCAGACACATTGCTGGGCAGTTCTGAGAAGGAGTTCTTCTATGACGCGGACTCTGGCGAGTATTTCTTTGATCGCGATCCGGATATGTTCCGGCATGTGCTGAACTTCTACCGAACTGGCCGGCTACACTGCCCACGCCAGGAATGCATCCAGGCCTTCGACGaagagctggccttctatggccTGGTCCCCGAGCTTGTGGGCGACTGCTGCCTTGAAGAGTACCGGGACCGCAAAAAGGAGAATGCTGAGCGCCTGGCTGAGGACGAGGAGGCTGAGCAGGCCGGGGATGGGCCTGCCCTGCCAGTGGGCAGCTCCCTGCGGCAACGGCTCTGGAGGGCCTTCGAGAACCCACACACTAGCACTGCAGCGCTGGTTTTCTACTATGTGACTGGCTTTTTCATCGCAGTGTCGGTCATCGCCAATGTGGTGGAGACCATCCCGTGCCGCGGCCCTGCACGGCGGCCACCAAGGGAGCAGCCCTGTGGTGACCGATTTCCGACAGCCTTTTTCTGCATGGACACGGCCTGTGTACTCATATTCACGGGAGAATACCTCCTGAGGCTTTTTGCTGCCCCTAGCCGTTGCCGCTTCCTGCGGAGTGTCATGAGCCTCATCGATGTGGTGGCCATTCTGCCCTATTACATTGGGCTTTTTGTGCCCAAGAACGATGATGTCTCGGGTGCATTTGTCACCCTGCGTGTGTTCCGTGTTTTCCGCATTTTCAAGTTCTCCAGGCACTCCCAGGGTTTGCGGATTCTGGGCTATACACTCAAGAGCTGTGCCTCTGAGCTGGGctttctcctcttttccctcACCATGGCCATCATCATCTTTGCCACTGTCATGTTCTATGCTGAGAAGGGCACCAGCAAGACCAACTTTACCAGCATCCCTGCGGCCTTCTGGTATACCATTGTCACCATGACCACACTTGGGTGAGTGCAGATCCTGTGTTGGGAGCTGCACAATTACACTCACGTTTTCTATAAAATCGGAAAGATTAGATGAAtgatctctttattttctttgtggtgttagagatccaacccagggccctcacacatgctaagcacatgctctaccactctctctctttttgagcTTTAGTTTGCCCATCTGTAAAACTGGGGGAGTTGGATTTAATCTTCACATCCAAGCTTTGACCATCCTTGATTTTCCAGGTCAGGAGACTTGGGGTCAATGATTGTCTTAGCTGTCTTTCTGTTGACAttttctcagagcctcagtttctccctctATAAAGTGGGAAACAATGATTCCTTTTATCACCTAGAGAGAATTCAATGGCATCATGTTTGCAAAAGTTATTTGAATGTTTCTGGTGCAGGATAAATAGGTATTGGCTTCCTAtcaaccattttttctttttttgtaggggtgttggggatggaacccagggcctcacatacgctaggcaagcactctaccactcaactacacccaacctttttttttttttttttggtaccacagattgaactcaggggcacttaaccactgatccacatccccagccctttttatattttattttgagacatggtcttgctaagttgcttaggtcctcactaatttgctgaggctggctttgaacttgcgattgatcctcctgcctcagcttcctgagccactgggattaccggcatgtgccaccatgcctagccaccccaacccttttaaaaatattttcttttggggctggggatgtggctcaagcagtagtgctcttgcttggcatgtgtgtggctcgggttcaatcctcagcactacatagaaacaatgatgttgtgtctgctgaaaaccaaaaaaataaataaaatttaaaaaaaaacttaaaaaaatatttttgagacagaatctctaAGTTgttggtactaggaattaaacccaagggtaaACTGCTGAACTACTACATCCCTggtccttctttaaaaaaatttttttgagcctgggtcttcctaagttgcttagggccttgctaaattgcaaaggctgtcctcaaacttgcaattctcctccctcagcctccagagttgctagaattacagaaatgcaccaccactcccagacCTCATTAGGTTCTTttagattttgcttttgtttttttctcagtatagggattgaacacaggtggtgcttaaccactgagctatatccccagccatttatattttttattttgagacagggtcttgctaagttgcttagttgcttagggcctgctgaggctggcctagaactagccatcctcctgcctcatcttcccgagggctggaattacaggatgcaccaccacacctggccctcaTGAGACTTTATTTTCCTCATGaggttctttttttggggggtggagggataccatggattgaactcaggggcactcaaccactgagccccatccccagccctattttatattttatttagaaacagggtctcaccaagttgcctagtgcctcacttttgctgaggctggctttgaactcgtgatcctcctgtctcagactcctgagccactgggtcaCCGCGTCCAACCCTCATGAGGTTTTTAAAGGCATTGTTTGGGGCAGATGCTGtgatccttctttaaaaaaattatatatatatatatatatatatatatatatatatatatatatatatatatatataaaatatgtgtgtgtgtatacacacacacacacacatattgtgggtgagtctttatttttatttatttatatgtagcgctgagaattgaacccagtgcctcccccatgctaggaaagcactctgacattgagccacaactccaacccctgtGATCCTTCTTTAAGTTTCCATCAGTGGGATTAGATATATTGTTGGTGTCCTGCattggttgaatgaatgactgaatgaattgGCCTTGCTCAGTGTCTTAATAGAGGTACAGAAAAATTGATTTGGGGTTTCTAAGGAGTAGAAATTAATTCTGGTTGGAGGTTTGGGATTGGATCAACAAAAAATATTGAGCCCTGACAGTGATTTGGCACTGGGTATTTTGGTGCCTTTTATCCTATTcagtcctcacaacaaccctgtgaagGTGGATGGCTGCCCATGTCTCATAGTGAGACACAGTCTGAGATGACACAtcacaagagacagaaatggcCAAGTTGGAGAGACTTTGGAGCACAATCCTGAATACTTAAAATGAGTCAAAACACAGAAATAAGGAAAAGCCTTCCTAGGGCACAGCCTAAGCAAAGGCCTAGAAACTTAAGATGCAGAGGCTGTGTTTCTATAGAAGAGATCTAGTTGGTCCTGTGGTTAGAACAAAAGTGTGCTGTGTGTGATCCTGGGCAACTATGGAAATTCCCTGAGCTTCATTTTCCCCCTCTGTAAAACAAGTCAGTAAGGTGGAGTCTGCTGCACCTCCTGGGGAGGGAGTGTGGCATGGAGGAAGGCAGGGGCAGTTTCAAGGTTCCTCTCTACTTTTTAGGAGTTCAGTTTCAAGGCTTCCCCTGGAGGGAATCAGAAGGGGTCCTACCTAGAGAACAGAGAGGCAGGCAAAACCAACAGAATATTCCCTCAATGGTGCAGAGCTCCTTAGGTGGCCTGTGGTAGTGGAACTCTGTCCCCTAGGAGCTACATTTATTGCCTGTGACTCCCCTGGTCTCCCCTCTGCTTGGTATTATTAGATTTCCAGCTAACTTGGCTGTCCAGTGCACAGCTCTGATGGGGGCAGCAGATGATAGAGTCTAAGGGCCAGCCCCATGTCTTATTTGACACCCCCTATTGGCCAGAGAGGTTATTATCCACATTTTGCAGAGCAAGAAACTGACAATGAGTCTAAGTGCCtggacagggtcacagtgagtcAGGGTTGAATGGGATGGAGTTGGGACAGAGAGGTGGGTGAGCACATTTCTTGACTTTGGCCTACCTCCCCCTTCCCCCAGCTATGGAGATATGGTGCCCAGCACCATTGCTGGCAAGATTTTTGGGTCCATCTGCTCACTCAGTGGTGTCTTGGTCATTGCCCTGCCTGTGCCAGTAATTGTGTCCAACTTTAGCCGCATCTACCACCAGAACCAACGTGCTGACAAGCGCCGAGCGCAGCAGGTAACTGCATCTTGCATCTGAGCATCTCTTATTCTTCACACCTCAATCTGGACTACACTTGGACTCACCCACCTGgccctttgtttccttttctttttgtagaaGGTGCGCTTGGCAAGGATCCGGTTGGCAAAGAGTGGAACCACCAACGCCTTCCTGCAGTACAAGCAGAACGGGGGACTTGAGGTGGGTAGGGGCCCAGATTGGATTTATGGGTAAGAAATGATGTGCAGAGGGAGGTGCTgaccttctctctctgctctgccCACCCCAGGACAGCGGCAGTGGGGAGGGACAGGCGCTGTGTATCAGGAACCGTTCTGCTTTTGAGCAGCAACATCACCATTTGCTACACTGTCTAGAGAAGACAACGGTGAGGCCTAATGAGAAGTGGTATGTAGGAAGGAGGGGGTCCCTCTGCCACCAAGTCAGTCCCCTTCCTGGGATGGGAGGTTTCTACTAATTGTAGAAATCACATGGAACTTCCTGGGAAAGGCTGagcaagggaagggaagagaatgaTTTCCATAAAGGAGAGAACAGCCTGAGCAATAGCCTGGGATTGGGAATAGCTCCCATGGGGTGTCCTGTGACTCTGCCTCCTTTCTCCCTACAGTGCCATGAGTTCACAGATGAACTGACATTTAGTGAGGCTCTGGGAGCAGTCTCGTTGGGTGGCCGCACCAGCCGTAGCACCTCTGTGTCCTCCCAACCAGTGGGGCCTGGCAGCCTGCTATCATCTTGTTGCCCACGCAGGGCCAAGCGCCGTGCCATCCGCCTTGCCAACTCCACCGCCTCAGTTAGTCGCGGCAGCATGCAGGAGCTGGATACGCTGGCAGGGCTGCGGAGGAGCCCTGCCTCTCAGAGGTAAGCACCCATCCCCTGGCCACAGCTGGTGAAGTGTAGAGTTTGGGCCAGTGGGTTTGAGATTTCTTTACTCAAGGTCTACCAAATCAGGCTCAAACACAAACTCTTCCATGTGGGGATCTTGGGCTTAATTTTTCTGGAACTCCTCATTCTTCATTAcatctttcaaatatttattgagcagccAGACatggcagtggcacatgcctgtcctcccagccacttgagaggctgaggaaggaggatggggagttcaaagccagcctcagcaattttgggaggccctaaggaacttagtgagactctgtctttaaataaaaggggctagagatgttgctcagtagttaagtgcccctggggtcaatccctggtactattaaaaaaaggactaaggatgtagctcagtggagtcagtccccagcaccaaagaaaaagaaaaaaagggactgggtatatagctcagtggtagagtacttgcttaacaTGCTCaaatctctgggttcaatctccagcactgaaaaaaaaagtaaaaataaatctttgtctTGAGCtcagggtgtggctcagaggtagagtattTACTTAAAATACAGGAGTCCTTGG
Coding sequences:
- the Kcnd1 gene encoding A-type voltage-gated potassium channel KCND1; the protein is MAAGVATWLPFARAAAVGWLPLAQQPLPPAPGVKASRGDEVLVVNVSGRRFETWKNTLDRYPDTLLGSSEKEFFYDADSGEYFFDRDPDMFRHVLNFYRTGRLHCPRQECIQAFDEELAFYGLVPELVGDCCLEEYRDRKKENAERLAEDEEAEQAGDGPALPVGSSLRQRLWRAFENPHTSTAALVFYYVTGFFIAVSVIANVVETIPCRGPARRPPREQPCGDRFPTAFFCMDTACVLIFTGEYLLRLFAAPSRCRFLRSVMSLIDVVAILPYYIGLFVPKNDDVSGAFVTLRVFRVFRIFKFSRHSQGLRILGYTLKSCASELGFLLFSLTMAIIIFATVMFYAEKGTSKTNFTSIPAAFWYTIVTMTTLGYGDMVPSTIAGKIFGSICSLSGVLVIALPVPVIVSNFSRIYHQNQRADKRRAQQKVRLARIRLAKSGTTNAFLQYKQNGGLEDSGSGEGQALCIRNRSAFEQQHHHLLHCLEKTTCHEFTDELTFSEALGAVSLGGRTSRSTSVSSQPVGPGSLLSSCCPRRAKRRAIRLANSTASVSRGSMQELDTLAGLRRSPASQSRSSLNAKPHDSLDLNCDSRDFVAAIISIPTPPANTPDESQPSSPGGGGGRASSTLRNSSVDTPCLLPETVKISSL